The Halichondria panicea chromosome 14, odHalPani1.1, whole genome shotgun sequence genome contains a region encoding:
- the LOC135347701 gene encoding bromodomain-containing protein 4-like produces the protein MSDTKDKKSVFVGQLFRGDPKNKSWTPIVGGQVGVSIQQTSDGWSLVAAKKETVWEMAIGSGFKHRVRDNFVQWQRKCVGGTVETFGLRVRGDTEAQQMSEALTKWLSKLEERKKESVVAPPLPSMQHDDVVLKVFIPGRDPTNVCVPQSATVQQVMKSVCQRRELDPAHFLVTLPPNSPGGHPVVCKGHMIIGELSTNEIHLSKRRKSPKRESPTHSENSTKEQMLLQVELPKGEHTVVRVSPTISMTALLSYICEKRNITMEDYHFDLPATMESLANKTLQELKINSIRVISTATESGSDQSANSSPSHAKKVKKRHTLSLSSLGQDSSQSRRRNAPPPPPPPSDQRRRTQPGFMKELAAEMVTRQSHDIKITPTEILTTPTGSTEHVDTLGAEPKKDFISRQPKRRMTTGSRGSLKPRNAPAPPPPPTQATPSPPMQATPPPVAKGRPPPVAEKPHKTKPHLELIDEPDYSGPADEPVLKGVEVVGVKGRVKEQKERPDLTDSITEALKKQTATAERRHTGISRKRMELSETRHLSLDSDTHTPPPLTHTPPLTHPIMVPIEIPDTEDDQLFGDRGKTLPKRRGPAPRPPPSYKSHTLGRTARQESADTNELSRSRDNLEEIKDEHKEKKRTPRSPRKRPSRPAPVPPPAAKAIVQDVEIQETILDFKDTPSPLPQLSQESPPPQPSHTPSSPPPQSSQESPPPQHKRSPGTTQKATAICQDTEDGGKVLIVQPSPSIDRRAKVQAPIIFKLPPPPPQPNRGGNKEKKSISKELENETIRSKEDVAEHNLKLEEIKEVEKIKVEEIKKVKEVERPNDDTILSNEYTNLDDSDASEEVSIDFTNERIGNEQNGMYIDSTATSSSDSEGGYDVTVDDQSDSPNKKPVLNGAYTPENILNLSINSNGNNSNDSADELGAPPPPPNCNYGDDSADELEAPPPPPNRSYGDDSTDELEAPPPPPNRSYGDDSANELEDPPPPPPVEFEENSSNSSIDSLTELSDLATEPQATPTHGGDILLLSYKPSAQTKESPTLTEAYKGEDNSDTSLDAASVEGVRSVESVGAGWTDEPVSPGLSSQLMELDSVVSDLRDLLNVEDNTTLPDAATVAMVTSTIVPVPPPPHVGTPTQSQELPPPAEDIVHVQPPPPPTEEVVLPPPLEGPSTQSQELPPPLEDPLFPPPTLSQDVPILPPPPSTLSQEPPILPPPTSTLSQDTQSPQNQLKKNPIPTKPKPPVVSSKHFKPSNVAKPSTISPIATTRTQATKSTNELLEKFRERQAKLKAQKLAETSTTLTSSTPAAIPTPNVSVPIIPSSAPLNAGGSTGNDAVQAQLAFLQQQVLQQQMLQLQQQFQQLQSLAMQPGAGMGGMPGAGMGGPYLPPGQHNPMMFPGAQPMMMGQAAFQMPPGYMGQPGMPLYATQQPTGYNTPPHPAMFPSSQLPPASHNTPLLASHPPHDSPPPPLPSQPPPDLPLHTSSPLVLRKVSQDTRAMALGGMEDKFDSLMGEVRESDPATVLKKVPVSSNEGRDSPEPTGMAAALEVALRQRRQHFSDHDKRRSIDDSYSSEWQSP, from the exons ATGAGTGATACAAAGGACAAGAA GTCAGTATTTGTGGGGCAGCTGTTCCGAGGTGATCCTAAGAACAAGAGTTGGACTCCAATAGTTGGCGGacaagtgggtgtgtccataCAACAGACGAGTGATGGGTGGAGCCTAGTGGCAGCAAAGAAGGAAACA GTGTGGGAGATGGCGATAGGGTCAGGGTTCAAACATCGGGTGAGAGACAACTTTGTGCAATGGCAGCGGAAGTGTGTGGGCGGGACTGTGGAGACCTTTGGACTCAGAGTGCGAGGAGACACAGAAGCTCAGCAG ATGAGTGAAGCACTTACTAAATGGTTGTCCAAACTGGaggaaagaaagaaagagagTGTGGTAGCCCCTCCCCTTCCGTCAATGCAACATGATGACGTGGTACTCAAGGTGTTTATTCCAGGCAGAGACCCCACCAACGTCTGCGTCCCccagag tGCAACTGTACAGCAAGTTATGAAGTCAGTGTGTCAGCGACGAGAGCTAGACCCCGCCCACTTCCTCGTCACCCTCCCCCCTAACTCACCCGGGGGACATCCTGTCGTATGCAAGGGTCACATGATCATAGGAGAGCTATCGACCAATGAGATTCACTTATCAAAGAGACGCAAAAGCCCAAAACGTGAAAGCCCCACACACTCAGAAAACAGCACCAAAGAACAG atgtTGCTTCAAGTTGAGCTGCCTAAAGGGGAGCACACGGTGGTGAGGGTCAGTCCTACCATCTCCATGACAGCTCTCCTGAGCTACATCTGTGAGAAGAGGAACATCACAATGGAGGATTACCACTTTGACCTCCCGGCTACTATGGAGAGTCTGGCCAATAAAACACTTCAAGAGCTCAAGATCAACTCCATCAGAGTCATCAGTACAG CGACTGAGAGTGGATCTGACCAATCAGCTAACAGCTCTCCCTCGCACGCCAAGAAGGTTAAAAAAAGACATACGTTATCACTATCATCGCTGGGTCAGGACAGTAGTCAG AGTCGACGACGcaatgcccctccccctccaccaccCCCCTCCGATCAGAGGAGACGAACACAGCCAGGATTTATGAAAGAGTTAGCGGCAGAGATGGTTACACGccagtcacatgacattaaAATCACACCCACTGAaatattgaccacacccacaggaAGTACGGAACACGTTGATACTCTTGGAGCAGAACCCAAGAAAGATTTTATTAGCCGTCAACCAAAACGCAGAATGACGACAGGATCTAGAGGGTCACTAAAGCCACGCAATGCTCCAGCTCCTCCACCTCCACCCACGCAAGCTACGCCCTCCCCACCAATGCAGGCCACGCCCCCTCCAGTTGCCAAGGGACGCCCACCTCCTGTCGCAGAGAAACCACACAAGACGAAACCAC ATCTCGAATTGATTGATGAGCCAGATTATTCGGGACCTGCTGATGAGCCAGTACTCAAAGGTGTAGAGGTCgtaggggtcaaaggtcgcgtGAAGGAGCAAAAGGAACGTCCAGACTTGACAGATTCAATTACGGAAGCTCTCAAGAAACAAACAGCCACTGCCGAGCGGAG GCACACTGGAATTTCCCGTAAAAGAATGGAATTAAGTGAAACCCGCCACTTGAGTCTGGATAgtgacacccacacacctccaccactcacacacactccacctcTCACACACCCCATCATGGTCCCCATAGAGATACCAGATACTG AGGATGATCAATTGTTTGGTGATCGTGGTAAGACCCTCCCCAAGCGTCGTGGCCCTGCCCCCCGCCCACCACCCTCATACAAGAGTCACACCCTTGGCAGAACCGCTAGACAAGAATCAGCTGATACTAACGAACTCAGTCGCAGTAGAGATAATTTGGAGGAAATAAAAGACGAGCACAAAGAAAAAAAGAGAACCCCACGATCACCACGGAAACGACCTTCGCGACCTGCTCCCGTACCTCCTCCTGCGGCTAAAGCCATTGTACAAGATGTGGAAATACAGGAAACAATTCTCGATTTTAAGGACACACCATCCCCACTTCCACAACTCTCACAAGAGTCACCACCTCCACAACCCTCACACACCCCCTCATCCCCGCCTCCACAATCCTCACAAGAGTCACCACCTCCACAGCACAAGAGATCGCCGGGAACTACTCAAAAAGCCACAGCCATTTGTCAGGATACTGAGGACGGTGGGAAAGTGCTGATTGTGCAACCATCCCCGTCCATTGATAGACGAGCTAAAGTCCAAGCTCCTATCATATTCAAACTACCTCCTCCGCCCCCACAGCCGAACAgaggaggcaataaagaaaaGAAAAGTATTAGCAAAGAACTGGAAAATGAGACTATTCGTAGTAAAGAAGATGTTGCTGAACATAACTTAAAGTTGGAGGAAATAAAGGAGGTGGAGAAAATAAAAgtggaggaaataaagaaagTGAAGGAAGTTGAGCGTCCTAACGATGATACGATTCTTAGCAACGAGTATACTAATCTCGACGATTCTGATGCTTCAGAAGAAGTTTCTATTGATTTTACAAATGAAAGGATTGGAAACGAGCAGAATGGAATGTACATAGATTCAACCGCAACTAGTAGTAGCGATAGTGAAGGAGGTTATGATGTAACTGTTGACGACCAATCAGATTCACCCAACAAAAAGCCTGTATTGAATGGCGCTTACACACCGGAAAATATTTTGAACCTCTCAATCAATTCAAACGGTAACAATAGCAACGACAGTGCTGACGAGCTAGGAGCACCCCCTCCTCCGCCAAACTGTAACtatggtgatgacagtgctgATGAGCTAGAAGCGCCCCCTCCTCCGCCAAACCGTAGCTATGGTGATGACAGTACTGACGAGCTAGAAGCGCCCCCTCCTCCGCCAAACCGTAGCTATGGCGATGACAGTGCTAACGAGCTTGAAGACcccccaccaccaccccctGTGGAGTTTGAGGAAAACTCTTCAAATTCAAGCATCGATTCCTTAACTGAACTTTCTGACCTTGCTACTGAAccacaagccacacccacacatggAGGCGACATTCTGTTGCTTAGTTACAAGCCGTCAGCGCAAACCAAAGAGTCCCCTACACTCACTGAGGCCTATAAAGGAGAGGATAATTCTGATACATCATTGGACGCTGCTTCTGTGGAGGGTGTGAGAAGTGTGGAGAGTGTGGGGGCGGGATGGACAGATGAACCAGTTAGTCCGGGATTAAGCTCACAGCTGATGGAATTGGACAGTGTTGTATCTGACTTACGTGACCTCCTGAATGTGGAGGACAATACTACACTGCCTGACGCCGCTACCGTTGCTATGGTTACGTCCACTATCGTACCTgttcccccacccccacacgtTGGTACGCCCACACAGTCACAAGAG CTCCCACCCCCTGCTGaggacattgtacatgtacaaccaccaccaccccccacagaggaggttgtACTACCACCCCCCCTCGAGGGCCCCTCTACACAATCACAGGAG CTCCCACCCCCCCTGGAGGACCCACTCTTCCCACCTCCCACGCTATCACAAGATGTACCGATATTGCCGccccctccctccacactGTCACAAGAACCACCAATATTGCCGCCCCCAACCTCCACACTGTCACAGGATACACAATCTCCTCAAAACCAGTTGAAAAAGAATCCAATTCCAACGAAACCTAAACCACCAGTGGTATCGAGCAAACATTTTAAACCTTCGAATGTCGCAAAGCCCTCTACTATTAGCCCCATTGCAACAACTCGTACGCAAGCAACTAAATCTACCAATGAACTTCTCGAGAAGTTCCGAGAACGGCAAGCAAaactgaaagctcagaaattGGCTGAAACATCGACCACCCTCACAAGTTCTACACCAGCGGCAATTCCCACTCCCAATGTTTCTGTACCCATTATTCCATCCAGTGCTCCTCTGAATGCTGGTGGTAGTACAGGGAATGATGCAGTCCAAGCTCAGCTGGCGTTTCTACAGCAACAAGTGCTCCAACAACAGATGCTTCAGTTGCAGCAACAGTTCCAACAGTTGCAGTCGCTGGCTATGCAGCCTGGAGCTGGAATGGGAGGAATGCCTGGAGCTGGAATGGGGGGACCTTACCTACCCCCAGGCCAGCATAATCCCATGATGTTTCCTGGAGCACAGCCGATGATGATGGGGCAGGCCGCGTTTCAAATGCCTCCAGGCTATATGGGTCAACCAGGCATGCCGTTATATGCCACACAACAGCCAACTGGATACaacacaccccctcaccccgCCATGTTCCCGTCCTCACAACTCCCACCAGCCTCACACAACACGCCCCTACTAGcctcacaccctccacacgattccccaccccctccactcccCTCACAGCCGCCCCCAGACCTCCCCCTACACACGAGCTCTCCACTCGTACTCAGGAAGGTATCACAAGACACGCGGGCGATGGCCCTCGGTGGTATGGAGGACAAGTTTGACTCCCTGATGGGAGAAGTGAGAGAGAGTGATCCAGCTACAGTGTTGAAGaag GTTCCTGTGTCCTCCAATGAAGGTAGGGACTCCCCTGAACCCACTGGGATGGCAGCTGCTCTCGAGGTGGCACTACGCCAACGAAGACAACACTTCTCAGATCATGACAAGA GACGATCTATTGATGACTCGTATTCGTCAGAGTGGCAGTCTCCATAG
- the LOC135347720 gene encoding uncharacterized protein LOC135347720, whose product MATGASSPTWGTRNGILNYAESGNREALLITSNLTMQDNDVIPRRLQEELTDEDRQKLEYQGIPRDCHHDDLSIMKARFSQDKEKSIAEVLRNEGSLTCELVNKKITQLLNNTETSGVILHYIGPGKKGTGDWCFSDGFISFRDIMQLYLQNAYFKGRVLTISTDCSYSGCWVKEAMTFMDDQGVGPCGHAAKEKGILVKVYASCLANEIPAELAFSTHGIQNDKNIGFIFYSPHKKIYDGQHTSGLDFTVVRCKSKIDQPCTMTPGSTWHRWSTAGRIMRVTGEEDEDQPWCYLLLVDDEETIREFHDKFKNGQLGNVGNYGEILKSGWGEESPEKTQEWIEEHYHVNYNYRVPSEAAD is encoded by the exons ATGGCAACAGGAGCATCCTCACCAACTTGGGGAACACGAAATGGCATACTTAATTACGCAGAATCAGGAAATAGGGAAGCCTTACTAATTACGTCCAACCTCACGATGCAAGATAATGATGTGATACCAAGAAGGCTGCAGGAGGAGCTAACAGATGAGGATAGACAGAAACTGGAGTATCAAGGCATACCAAGAGACTGCCACCATGATGACCTGAGCATTATGAAGGCAAGATTCAGCCAAGACAAGGAGAAGAGTATTGCTGAGGTGTTGAGAAATGAGGGATCCTTGACATGTGAGTTAGTCAACAAGAAGATAACCCAGCTACTGAACAACACTGAGACAAGTGGAG TCATACTCCACTACATTGGCCCTGGCAAGAAGGGAACAGGAGACTGGTGCTTCAGTGATGGCTTCATCAGCTTCAGGGATATAATGCAACTCTACTTACAAAATGCATACTTCAAAGGACGTGTTCTGACCATCTCCACCGACTGCAGCTACTCTGGGTGTTGGGTGAAGGAGGCCATGACGTTCATGGATGACCAAGGAGTGGGACCTTGTGGACATGCAGCTAAGGAGAAGGGGATCCTGGTTAAAGTGTACGCATCATGTCTGGCTAATGAGATTCCTGCTGAGCTGGCATTCTCTACTCACGGTATACAGAATGATAAGAACATCGGATTTATATTCTACTCTCCTCATAAAAAGATTTATGATGGACAACACACTAGTGGACTAGACTTCACTGTAGTTCGATGCAAGAGCAAAATTGACCAACCTTGCACTATGACTCCTGGGTCAACCTGGCATCGGTGGAGCACTGCAGGGAGAATCATGCGAGTAACGGGTGAGGAGGACGAAGATCAACCATGGTGCTACCTCTTGCTAGTGGATGATGAGGAAACAATCAGAGAATTCCATGACAAGTTTAAGAATGGCCAATTAGGTAATGTTGGTAACTACGGAGAGATCTTAAAGAGTGGGTGGGGCGAGGAATCACCAGAAAAAACACAGGAATGGATCGAAGAACATTATCACGTGAACTATAACTATCGGGTACCATCTGAAGCTGCCGACTAA
- the LOC135347734 gene encoding BBSome-interacting protein 1-like — protein sequence MPAGKGHIKKQTFTQVLPKAGMLYTEESQSMVLCKPKIMPLKSVTLEKLEKMQKDAQEVMKLQENATPEMSDEQ from the exons ATGCCTGCAGGA AAGGGCCATATAAAGAAGCAGACGTTCACGCAAGTGCTGCCCAAGGCAGGCATGCTCTACACTGAGGAGAGTCAGAGCATGGTGCTCTGTAAGCCTAAGATCATGCCCCTCAAGTCAGTCACTCTGGAGAAGCTAGAGAAAATGCAGAAAGAT GCACAAGAGGTGATGAAGCTACAGGAAAACGCTACTCCAGAGATGAGTGATGAACAATGA